Proteins from a genomic interval of Arachis hypogaea cultivar Tifrunner chromosome 10, arahy.Tifrunner.gnm2.J5K5, whole genome shotgun sequence:
- the LOC112718300 gene encoding uncharacterized protein, producing MKPHHREEYAEDNEDEGDTEFSFWNPSNTMSSFMSDSMMKVVECSPFLPRSRRCSHIMDPLKIKAIEEGRKELMEMVQGMPDSSFELSFQDMVVHDKQVLQSQPYQDEENKHKQVRSSSSSSSNSSGKAQAKKPKKAKKSESINRPKQMMRVESMDSASFLLKLFIPISLKKPKVQNGSKNWSVKSSSSSGGSRDKSRYFDRNLSFSQGCFPFGHYIKGIKKKVGG from the exons ATGAAGCCTCATCACAGAGAAGAATATGCAGAAGACAACGAAGATGAAGGCGACACAGAATTCAGTTTCTGGAACCCATCAAACACCATGTCCTCTTTCATGAGCGATAGCATGATGAAAGTTGTTGAGTGCTCTCCATTTCTTCCTCGCAGCCGGCGTTGTAGCCACATCATGGACCCTTTAAAGATCAAAGCTATTGAAGAAGGAAGGAAGGAGCTTATGGAGATGGTTCAAGGCATGCCGGATTCTAGCTTCGAACTCTCGTTCCAGGACATGGTTGTGCATGATAAGCAGGTGTTGCAATCACAGCCGTATCAAGATGAAGAGAATAAACACAAGCAAGTTCGCAGTAGTAGTAGCAGCAGCAGCAATAGCAGTGGTAAAGCCCAAGCAAAGAAGCCGAAAAAAGCGAAGAAAAGCGAAAGCATTAATAGGCCAAAGCAGATGATGAGGGTTGAGAGCATGGACAGTGCTTCCTTCCTCCTTAAGCTCTTCATTCCAATTTCTCTTAAGAAGCCCAAAGTTCAGAATGGCTCCAAGAATTGGAGTGTTAAAAGTAGCAGCAGCAGTGGTGGATCCCGAGACAAAAGCAG GTATTTTGATCGCAACTTATCATTCTCACAAGGTTGCTTCCCATTCGGTCATTATATTAAAGGCATAAAAAAGAAAGTGGGAGGATGA